In one window of Mauremys reevesii isolate NIE-2019 linkage group 22, ASM1616193v1, whole genome shotgun sequence DNA:
- the BCL2L12 gene encoding bcl-2-like protein 12 — translation MAAPPEQRRRLQEETRLVLEAFLRGALGQRPPLGHVGGSYHDPHCYAHRRPVAQGGAPAPGGAWTPLHEEISRVEERKHGFKTSMKRLLQRRTSPRRDPPGAEPREGPKEGGEGRPKHSRGFSFKGVLRRKGPPREETEPPPPPSAPPNSLPVTPCYCTDTLTAQPDPLPLGRAAEDPEFYARVARKLDRLVKRQRSTPGSPSGVRSPGVMAGPLSPKLGPGPPVPPEPASETHKEQVIQRLVALLEEQAGVINEEIEADPLLRGSLSRLSYRSFSRLAEAYTAQADPGSSSPQLTRLALTMELTRKVAGINSHPVQMLMGYSLQYMDMFVPWLQQQGGWESIAGQDEMFELLD, via the exons ATGGCGGCCCCCCCCGAGCAGCGCCGCCGGCTGCAGGAGGAGACCCGGCTCGTGCTGGAGGCTTTTCTGCGGGGGGCGCTGGGCCAGCGGCCCCCCCTGGGGCACGTGGGGGGCAGCTACCATGACCCCCACTGCTACGCACACAG GCGCCCCGTGGCGCAGGGGGGGGCGCCTGCCCCAGGGGGGGCCTGGACCCCCCTGCACGAGGAGATCAGCCGGGTGGAGGAACGCAAGCACGGCTTTAAGACCAGCATGAAGCGGCTGCTGCAGCGACGGACCAGCCCCCGCCGGGACCCCCCCGGGGCAGAGCCCCGCGAAGGGCcgaaggaagggggggaggggcgcccCAAGCACAGCCGGGGGTTTTCCTTCAAGGGGGTGCTGCGGAGGAAGGGCCCCCCCCGGGAGGAGACagagcccccacctcctccctccgcaccccccaactccctgccagtCACCCCCTGCTACTGCACGGACACCCTGACCGCACAGCCGGACCCCCTGCCTCTGG gCCGGGCGGCCGAGGACCCCGAGTTCTACGCCCGCGTGGCCCGCAAGCTGGACCGGCTGGTGAAGCGGCAGCGGAGCACCCCAGGCAGCCCCAGTGGGGTCCGGTCCCCTGGGGTCATGGCCGGGCCCCTCAGCCCCAagctgggccccgggcccccaG TCCCGCCGGAGCCGGCCAGCGAGACGCACAAGGAGCAGGTGATACAGAGACTGGTGGCCCTGCTGGAGGAGCAAGCCGGGGTCATCAACGAAGAG ATCGAGGCCGACCCGCTGCTCCGCGGTTCCCTGTCCCGCCTGTCGTACCGCAGCTTCTCCCGGCTGGCCGAGGCCTACACCGCACAGGCCGACCCGGGCAGCTCCAGTCCCCAGCTCACCCGGCTGGCCCTGACCATGGAGCTGACGCGGAAGGTGGCAGGAATCAACAGCCACCCGGTGCAGATGCTGATGGGCTACAGCCTGCAGTACATGGACATGTTCgtgccctggctgcagcagcagggcggctgg GAGAGCATCGCGGGACAGGACGAGATGTTCGAGCTCCTGGACTAG